Genomic DNA from Leptospira congkakensis:
AATTACAAAAAGACTAAACGAAGTTTATACAAAGTCTTCTCATACAACTGATAATTTAATTTCGGATATCTCTGTCTCAACCCTAAGAAGTAGCCTTAAAGATGACACGTGGTGAAATTTGGTGGGTTGATCTAGGCATTCCATTTGGGAGTGAGCCCGGTTTTAAAAGACCAGTTTTAATTGTACAAGACAACGCTTTCAATGAAAGTAATATTAATACGATCATAGTCGTTCCCTTAACTACCAATGTGAATTTGGCTATGGCTCCCGGAAATACAACTTTAAGTAAAAAAGATACAAATCTTTCCAAGGACTCAATTGTAAATGTTTCTCAGATTGTAACATTAGATAGAGAAAGATTCATAAGTAAGGCTTCAGAAATCAAAAACAAGAATATGAAGAAAGTAGAAGAA
This window encodes:
- a CDS encoding type II toxin-antitoxin system PemK/MazF family toxin, translating into MTRGEIWWVDLGIPFGSEPGFKRPVLIVQDNAFNESNINTIIVVPLTTNVNLAMAPGNTTLSKKDTNLSKDSIVNVSQIVTLDRERFISKASEIKNKNMKKVEEGIKLVLSLDHRHYA